Proteins encoded by one window of Vigna radiata var. radiata cultivar VC1973A chromosome 5, Vradiata_ver6, whole genome shotgun sequence:
- the LOC106761368 gene encoding uncharacterized protein LOC106761368, which yields MEDDATMPQEDQRNSEGIGMGSLGRSSKKSKQKKVPQRGLGVAQLEKIRLEEQQKRDAPPLSPSQTALSSTKPSYLPLPLKNFHDSNPSPSTSLLTCEPTSEFRSRLSLQQQQQHQQPHINDKVPSNVPLTNSGGFGTGWPVVPGHENVPKWWSSYQFDSEKNKFGVDDSGLPILLSLPFESNSIWPMPNLAQRTPQYQHQPSSSVVNVSSGTSSTTLPHFSIEPPSNQSNNNDSSVPVRPTDKTVGTKRAYPFSLNFPHAPAFNYNLPPFAETRTNVKTSCGNGSEFNFEAGNSTSREVTFSSASNSKPNPKKRSEENESFNGDFLTLAPPSPTSYQPPKSTPSSTLIAFQNQGNVEEQIPAPPVYRLFNQQKQPLYGFFHPEPKEEQIGHTAARIQNGHEVGENVDLNLKL from the exons ATGGAAGATGATGCAACAATGCCTCAGGAAGATCAGAGAAACAGTGAAGGTATAGGCATGGGGAGCCTTGGTAGATCTTCTAAGAAGTCAAAGCAGAAAAAGGTGCCACAAAGGGGACTTGGTGTGGCACAACTTGAAAAGATAAGACTAGAAGAACAACAAAAGAGAGATGCACCTCCACTTTCACCATCTCAAACTGCTTTATCATCAACCAAACCATCATATCTGCCTCTCCCACTTAAGAATTTTCATGACTCCAACCCATCACCTTCCACATCTCTTTTAACTTGTGAGCCAACATCAGAATTTAGGTCCCGTTTGTCATTGCAACAGCAACAGCAGCATCAGCAACCACACATTAATGATAAAGTTCCTAGCAATGTTCCATTGACAAACAGTGGTGGCTTTGGAACTGGTTGGCCCGTTGTTCCTGGACACGAGAATGTTCCCAAGTGGTGGAGTTCCTATCAATTTGATTCTGAGAAGAACAAATTTGGAGTGGATGACTCAGGATTGCCAATTCTACTAAGTTTGCCTTTTGAATCCAACTCTATTTGGCCTATGCCCAATTTGGCACAGAGAACACCGCAATATCAACATCAACCTTCTTCATCAGTG GTGAATGTCTCATCAGGAACTTCATCAACAACCTTGCCTCATTTCTCAATAGAGCCCCCTTCAAACCAAAGCAATAATAATGACAGTAGTGTGCCTGTGAGACCAACTGATAAG ACAGTTGGAACAAAAAGGGCATACCCTTTCTCCTTGAATTTTCCCCATGCCCCTGCTTTCAATTATAACTTGCCACCCTTTGCTGAAACAAGAACAAATGTAAAAACTTCGTGTGGAAACGGTAGCGAATTTAACTTTGAGGCTGGCAATTCAACTTCCAG AGAAGTCACATTCAGTTCAGCATCCAACTCTAAGCCAAACCCAAAGAAAAGAagtgaagagaatgagagtttCAATGGAGATTTTCTCACATTGGCTCCTCCATCTCCTACTTCTTATCAACCTCCAAAGTCCACGCCATCTTCAACTCTCATAGCATTTCAAAACCAG GGAAATGTAGAAGAACAAATCCCTGCTCCACCAGTTTACAGGCTGTTCAATCAACAAAAGCAACCACTGTATGGCTTCTTCCATCCAGAACCAAAGGAGGAACAAATTGGACATACAGCAGCCAGGATTCAGAATGGTCATGAAGTGGGAGAAAATGTTGATCTTAATTTGAAACTATGA
- the LOC106762074 gene encoding sodium/calcium exchanger NCL, translating to MTMATSVSSHRSIFLILWIVILCGHAHARFFSRDPLSDGVSANTWEGLLRLPSAITAESSCEQTYGFLPCTTTVIGNLFLILVYGFLMFKAATFLSGGSELLLEILGPGIVGGLFLPILGALPDAMLILVSGLSGSKETAQSQVSVGMGLLAGSTVLLLTIIWGTCVIVGKCDIENSIAIDSRDTRGFHLTGSGVSTDIWTSYAARIMVISVLPFVIVQLPQILNSTSGRHLAVLIALIVSLCLLVAYCLYQIFQPWIQKRKLEYIKHKHVILGFLRHLKERALGRLLKDNGEPDKEVIEKLFSTIDEDQDGSLTHSELRALVIGIQFEEIDLDHDDAVKRIMNDFDTSGNQLVDRGEFVNGVSRWLQRAQRAPVASGDAGPHTKKFLSDFHTETKREHDLLDVGDQSNEEAEGIENAKWTSIKAVLLLLLGTIIAAAFADPLVDAVDNFSEATSIPAFFISFIALPLATNSSEAVSAIIFASRDKRQTASLTFSELYGAVTMNNVLCLSVFLALVYVRGLTWDFSSEVLVILVVCIVVGVFASFRTVFPLWTSILAILLYPFSLALVYVLDYVFGWS from the exons ATGACCATGGCTACATCTGTCAGTTCCCACCGGTCCATCTTCCTCATCCTGTGGATCGTAATCCTGTGCGGTCACGCTCATGCTCGCTTCTTCTCCCGTGATCCGCTTTCTGATGGCGTCTCCGCCAACACCTGGGAAGGCCTCCTCCGCCTCCCGTCGGCGATCACGGCCGAGTCCTCCTGCGAGCAGACCTACGGCTTCCTGCCGTGCACCACCACCGTCATCGGTAACCTGTTCCTCATCCTCGTGTATGGCTTCCTCATGTTCAAGGCTGCTACGTTCCTATCTGGCGGAAGCGAGCTCCTGCTCGAGATCTTGGGCCCCGGCATTGTTGGCGGCCTCTTTCTCCCCATCCTCGGTGCACTTCCCGATGCCATGCTCATCCTCG tgtCTGGGCTTTCAGGTAGTAAAGAAACTGCTCAAAGTCAGGTATCTGTTGGAATGGGACTGCTAGCTGGTTCCACTGTGCTGCTTCTTACTATAATATGGGGGACCTGTGTTATTGTTGGCAAGTGTGACATCGAGAATTCAATTGCTATTGATTCACGAGACACAAGAGGATTTCATTTAACTG GTTCTGGTGTTAGTACTGATATCTGGACAAGTTATGCAGCACGGATTATGGTTATATCTGTCCTTCCATTTGTGATCGTTCAATTACCACAAATTCTTAATTCAACATCCGGAAGGCACTTGGCTGTTTTGATAGCCCTCATTGTGTCACTCTGTTTATTGGTTGCATATTGTCTTTACCag ATTTTCCAGCCCTGGATACAAAAGAGGAAACTTGAATATATTAAACACAAGCATGTTATACTAGGATTTTTGAGACATTTGAAGGAACGTGCGTTGGGAAGGCTGCTGAAAGATAATGGAGAACCTGATAAAGAAGTCATTGAAAA ATTGTTTTCAACCATTGATGAAGATCAAGATGGCAGTCTTACTCATAGTGAATTGAGAGCACTGGTTATTGGAATTCAGTTTGAGGAGATTGACCTGGATCATGATGATGCCGTAAAAAGGATCATGAATGATTTTGATACTTCTGGCAACCAACTAGTTGATCGAGGAGAATTTGTTAATGGTGTCAGTAGATGGCTTCAAAGAGCCCAGCGTGCTCCAGTTGCATCTGGTGATGCTGGTCCACACACAAAGAAGTTTTTAAGTGATTTTCACACA GAAACAAAAAGGGAACATGATTTGCTGGATGTGGGAGATCAGAGTAACGAAGAAGCAGAGGGCATTGAGAATGCTAAATGGACATCCATCAAAGCAGTTCTGCTTCTGCTACTGGGTACTATTATTGCTGCTGCATTTGCTGATCCTCTTGTTGATGCTGTGGATAACTTTTCTGAGGCTACCAGTATTCCTGCTTTCTTCATTTCCTTCATTGCTCTGCCTTTAGCAACCAATTCAAGTGAAGCAGTGTCGGCAATAATTTTTGCTAGTCGTGATAAGAGGCAAACTGCTTCATTAACTTTTTCTGag CTATATGGTGCAGTGACAATGAATAATGTGCTTTGCCTATCAGTCTTCTTGGCCTTGGTTTATGTGAGGGGATTGACGTGGGACTTCTCTTCGGAAGTGTTGGTCATTTTGGTGGTTTGCATTGTGGTGGGTGTCTTTGCCAGCTTCCGCACTGTCTTCCCTCTATGGACATCTATACTGGCTATCCTTCTTTACCCCTTCTCCCTGGCATTGGTGTATGTTCTTGATTATGTATTTGGTTGGTCGTAG